A window of the Brassica napus cultivar Da-Ae chromosome A2, Da-Ae, whole genome shotgun sequence genome harbors these coding sequences:
- the LOC106419559 gene encoding putative F-box protein At2g19630, whose product MKTRRQHAAEDALTKSRRKTQSPVSVGISETIPFDLIIEILLRLPLKSIARCRSISKSWASILRREDFTELFITRSRARPQILISCVENNESLLFSIPQVQKPGVIAANYIMRLPCTHYSKNIGSLRGLVCFTHIGKNHKTEPVICNPSTRQFLTLPHVKTKNVIVASFLGFDPIDKQFKILSTTTHRNCEEYQVMTLGTKKKMSWRMIKCCISHSYVQHDGICVNGVIYYLAGVSRPPRAISIICFDVRSEKFKVINKAKEMLLWSLSTLVNYKGTLGALLSEGYAEVTGETKCFELWVLVDADKHEWSKHISISLPPLWKNIVTEDSLYFVGVTGTDEIVLSPRYLSEPYSFYVYYYNIESNTIRRVEIQGMDSFRHCKIRLSLNHVEDVKLLQYI is encoded by the coding sequence ATGAAAACACGGCGGCAGCACGCCGCTGAGGACGCTCTGACAAAATCCCGACGCAAAACGCAATCTCCGGTCTCAGTTGGAATCTCAGAGACGATCCCTTTTGATCTCATCATCGAAATACTCTTGAGGTTGCCGTTGAAGTCGATAGCTAGATGTCGCTCTATATCCAAGTCTTGGGCTTCCATACTCCGCCGTGAAGATTTCACGGAGCTGTTCATCACCAGGTCTCGAGCTCGTCCGCAAATCTTGATCTCTTGCGTAGAAAACAATGAGTCGTTGTTATTCTCGATACCTCAAGTCCAAAAGCCAGGTGTTATAGCCGCCAATTATATTATGAGGTTGCCCTGTACACATTACTCTAAAAATATTGGTTCTCTCCGCGGTTTAGTCTGTTTTACACATATTGGGAAGAATCATAAAACAGAGCCGGTGATATGTAACCCTAGCACAAGACAATTCTTAACTTTACCCCACGTGAAGACCAAGAATGTTATCGTTGCTAGCTTTCTTGGGTTTGATCCAATTGATAAACAATTCAAGATATTGTCCACAACGACTCATAGAAATTGTGAAGAGTATCAAGTTATGACTTTAGGGACTAAGAAAAAGATGTCTTGGAGAATGATCAAATGTTGCATATCCCATTCTTATGTTCAACATGATGGTATATGCGTCAAtggtgttatatattatttagctGGTGTCAGTAGACCTCCAAGGGCTATTAGCATAATTTGCTTTGATGTTAGGTCTGAGAAGTTCAAAGTTATTAATAAAGCTAAGGAGATGTTACTATGGAGTCTATCAACTCTTGTTAACTACAAGGGTACATTAGGTGCCCTTTTGTCTGAAGGGTATGCCGAAGTTACCGGAGAAACAAAATGTTTTGAGTTGTGGGTTTTAGTAGATGCTGATAAACATGAATGGTCGAAGCATATATCCATTTCGCTGCCCCCGCTGTGGAAGAATATAGTTACTGAGGACAGTTTATACTTTGTTGGAGTGACTGGTACAGATGAAATCGTGTTGTCGCCGCGCTATTTATCCGAGCCTTACAGTTTCTATGTTTACTACTACAACATTGAGAGCAATACAATCAGAAGAGTTGAAATCCAAGGAATGGATTCGTTTAGGCATTGTAAAATTCGCCTCTCTCTAAACCATGTAGAGGACGTGAAGCTTTTGCAATATATTTAG
- the LOC106391944 gene encoding uncharacterized protein LOC106391944: protein MFGPDGLLVNLVVSDDILRRKNKRLSFESSSPIDLSLIHRHSPPPSSSSLPHFRFPLTKDLILKKMAAATSFSGLEGQRDEHNSDMEEDMDLTEDDFRNVSGQFSRDTSIAEVKDAVTVGAETVKVDVSSKSGVKRARTTSEENQPSVHVTYKHLTRASKQKLEILLQQWSEWEAEQTSLLCQSDQDQEPALESGEDTYFPALRVGLQKTSSVSFWFDCKTGQDSLKEFVPVESSTTPLYNRKFAIGLDSTAGSSNVEGGFEIIDDDPPRCFNCGAYSHSMRECPKPFDRSAVNIARRQHKSKRNQSSRLIPSRYYKSAQGGKYDGLKPGSLDPETRQVLGLGELDPPPWLHRMREIGYPPGYLAVEADHLSGITIFDEEETEPPEEGEVKAEDGEILEVAASSSEPPQMKMTVEFPGINAPIPENADVWLWQQRKNTGHGYNHDQHYRGVMGPPGVELSSSYPPRYGGIRYDHGFGSIARSPGSESERRYYYSQYDQNLR, encoded by the exons ATGTTTGGGCCAGATGGGCTTTTAGTGAACTTGGTCGTATCGGATGATATTCTTAGGCGGAAAAATAAAAGgctctcttttgaatcctcctCCCCCATAGATCTATCATTGATTCATCGCcattctcctcctccttcttcttcttcactgccACACTTTCGTTTCCCGTTGACAAAG gatttaatattaaaaaagatGGCGGCAGCTACAAGCTTCTCTGGTTTAGAAGGACAGAGAGATGAACACAATTCTG ACATGGAGGAAGACATGGATCTAACAGAAGATGATTTCAGAAATGTCTCTGGCCAGTTTTCAAGGGATACATCGATAGCAGAGGTTAAGGATGCTGTCACTGTCGGTGCTGAAACCGTGAAAGTGGATGTTAGTT CTAAAAGTGGTGTTAAAAGAGCCAGAACAACCTCTGAAGAAAATCAACCTTCAGTTCATGTTACTTATAAACACTTAACAAG AGCTAGCAAGCAGAAGCTAGAAATTTTATTACAGCAATGGTCAGAATGGGAAGCAGAACAAACTTCTCTTCTTTGCCAATCTGATCAGGATCAAGAACCAGCACTGGAATCTGGTGAGGACACATATTTTCCTGCTTTGCGTGTCGGATTGCAGAAGACATCATCTGTG TCATTTTGGTTCGACTGCAAAACTGGTCAGGATTCTTTGAAGGAGTTTGTTCCAGTGGAAAGCAGCACTACTCCTCTCTATAACCGGAAATTCGCAATTGGTTTAGATTCAACCGCTGGCTCAAGTAACGTGGAAGG AGGCTTTGAGATTATTGATGATGATCCTCCACGTTGCTTCAACTGTGGCGCATACAGTCATTCAATGAGAGAATGTCCAAAGCCTTTTGATCGATCAGCGGTTAACATTGCACGGAGACAGCATAAAAGCAAAAGAAATCAAAGTTCTCGTCTAATACCGTCTCGGTATTATAAGAGCGCTCAAGGTGGAAAATATGATGGCTTGAAGCCTGGCTCACTTGATCCAGAGACTCGTCAGGTTCTTGGTCTTGGG GAACTGGACCCTCCTCCTTGGCTTCACAGGATgcgagagattggatatccacCAGGATATCTAG CTGTGGAAGCGGATCATCTCTCTGGAATCACTATATTTGATGAGGAAGAGACTGAACCACCAGAAGAAGGAGAGGTAAAGGCTGAGGACGGTGAGATATTGGAAGTAGCCGCAAGCTCTTCAGAGCCGCCGCAAATGAAAATGACAGTTGAGTTTCCTGGTATTAACGCGCCTATCCCGGAGAACGCAGATGTGTGGTTATGGCAACAGAGGAAGAACACAGGGCATGGTTACAATCATGATCAGCATTACAGAGGCGTAATGGGACCTCCAGGTGTTGAACTTTCTTCTAGTTATCCTCCAAGGTACGGTGGCATTAGATATGATCACGGGTTTGGTTCAATAGCAAGAAGCCCTGGCTCGGAATCAGAAAGAAGGTATTACTACTCTCAGTATGATCAAAATTTgaggtag
- the LOC106391951 gene encoding histone acetyltransferase HAC2 encodes MQPSSEWYRCMMPAYLNPNANQPDLHVFNHQLNMLPDLDVASDRKAQYLASRRFNYNIGVPRLLNFGSDKDEFFGDIFKSEIGDFPSKRQRAETPTKLSLPPWNDSSRLPPLQICPEQKVPTPVCSPENGSGCSDVTKVGVMDNSPLDSKHVQGLGTSKTVKPARPHATRVYSFDDFYTVEREIQTEERLVKHEKLGPGVDVVEPMECGEQTKCEVNADSVPMEKRNKRGVSLVERFTEEEIKLHIKSLKEGSTQGGIGETCDQKDLCQLCGNGTLVLPAQPIYCSLCSRKIKDKSSYYIPEEKISDAQHQICNPCYNRCRKNFTLFGVTVARANMLKMFNADNQHTEEWVYCESCEKWQHQICGLYNQQKDIDKTADYICPYCLLKERKSIENTDLGAKDLPETILSHFIERRLSRRLKEERLQTAKANGKSVDDVQEPDDLTLRVVFSADRTSHVNKTFADLLHKEHYPSEFPYRSKVILLFQKVEGVDICIFALFVQEFGSECSQPNQRSIYIWYLDSVKYFRPERVTFSGEALRTFVYHEILIGYLEYCKIRGFTTGYIWACPPRKGEDYIMYSHPKTQQTPNTRKLRQWYQSLLDKATKQRVVTSVTNLYDRFFVSAEESTCNITAARLPYFEGSFWSDNAELLTQAFERESVDELQKKVKSLSRRALKGVKSKDDLDVDDAKNILMMQKLDKLISQNKEDFMVVELNYSCTRCSAVILSGLRWFCGKCKNLQLCERCHDAEEELPGEHTHTMNDKEKHSLSKVQVHGIQSTTTEDNDVILENSMFESRQVFLGFSQKHNYSFDTLRRAKHSSMMILHHLHSSDKHHSENSNSSFFQVTCTTCQKDVSKTIYYSCLICSDCRVCTACYNKKNTVLRLLHLFPMTPSTHGTPPRTVGALGIIEALLHAHTCRTMATGSCSHPKCDDVKTLFSHSAVCEIKKRGACNICNNLRQMISIHAFHCQDPTCSIPRCRDTKEHFFRSGLRH; translated from the exons ATGCAGCCGTCTTCTGAATGGTATAGGTGTATGATGCCTGCCTATCTTAACCCCAATGCTAATCAACCAGACCTTCATGTTTTCAATCATCAGTTGAATATGCTACCTGATCTGGATGTTGCATCTGATAGAAAGGCCCAGTACTTAGCATCCAGAAGGTTTAATTATAATATCGGAGTACCAAGACTGTTAAACTTTGGGTCTGATAAGGATGAGTTTTTTGGAGATATATTTAAGTCAGAGATTGGTGATTTTCCGTCTAAGCGACAGAGAGCTGAAACACCAACAAAGCTGAGTCTTCCTCCTTGGAACGATTCATCAAGACTCCCTCCTCTTCAGATATGTCCGGAGCAGAAAGTTCCCACGCCAGTTTGTAGCCCTGAGAATGGTAGCGGTTGTTCTGACGTAACGAAGGTAGGTGTGATGGACAATTCTCCTTTGGACAGTAAGCATGTTCAGGGTCTTGGTACTAGCAAAACTGTGAAACCTGCAAGACCACATGCAACCCGGGTTTATTCTTTTGACGACTTCTATACCGTCGAGAGAGAGATTCAAACCGAGGAAAGGctggtgaagcatgagaaacTGGGACCTGGAGTGGACGTTGTTGAGCCGATGGAATGTGGAGAGCAGACTAAGTGTGAGGTTAATGCTGACTCAGTGCCTATGGAAAAGCGTAACAAGAGAGGTGTCTCACTGGTGGAACGTTTcacagaagaagaaataaagtTGCATATTAAGAGCCTCAAGGAGGGAAGTACTCAG gGAGGAATTGGAGAAACGTGTGACCAAAAGGATCTATGTCAATTGTGTGGCAATGGCACACTCGTGTTACCAGCACAACCAATCTACTGTTCTCTTTGCTCCCGCAAAATCAAAGACAAGTCTTCATATTACATCCCCGAGGAGAAAATAAGTGATGCGCAACATCAAATCTGTAATCCCTGCTACAATCGTTGCAGAAAAAACTTCACGTTATTTGGAGTCACTGTCGCAAGAGCCAATATGCTTAAAATGTTTAACGCTGACAATCAACACACAGAAGAG TGGGTTTATTGTGAATCTTGCGAAAAGTGGCAACATCAGATATGTGGTCTCTACAATCAACAAAAAGACATTGACAAAACAGCAGACTACATTTGTCCCTACTGTTTGCTGAAGGAGCGTAAAAGTATCGAGAATACAGATCTGGGGGCGAAAGATTTGCCTGAAACTATCCTCAGCCACTTTATAGAACGGAGGCTATCCAGACGCCTCAAAGAAGAAAGACTCCAAACGGCAAAGGCTAATGGGAAGAGCGTTGATGATGTACAAGAACCTGATGACCTTACTCTCAGAGTCGTGTTTTCAGCTGACAGAACCTCACACGTCAACAAAACATTTGCGGATTTGCTTCACAAAGAGCATTACCCTAGCGAATTCCCTTACAGATCCAAG GTCATTCTTCTGTTCCAGAAAGTTGAAGGAGTTGATATATGCATCTTTGCGTTGTTTGTCCAAGAGTTTGGATCAGAATGTAGCCAACCAAACCAACGCAGCATATACATCTGGTATCTCGATTCGGTCAAGTACTTTAGACCCGAGAGAGTGACATTCTCAGGAGAAGCTCTACGAACTTTCGTTTATCATGAAATATTG attggatatCTCGAGTATTGTAAGATTCGGGGTTTCACTACGGGTTATATATGGGCGTGTCCACCTCGAAAAGGAGAAGACTACATTATGTATTCTCATCCTAAGACTCAGCAAACACCCAACACTAGGAAGCTTCGCCAATG GTATCAGTCGTTGCTGGATAAAGCAACCAAGCAGAGGGTAGTGACGAGTGTTACAAACTTGTATGATCGGTTCTTCGTTTCGGCAGAAGAATCTACATGCAACATTACAGCTGCACGCTTGCCTTACTTTGAAGGATCTTTCTGGTCCGATAATGCTGAGCTCCTGACTCAGGCTTTTGAGAGAGAAAGTGTGGACGAGTTGCAGAAGAAGGTTAAATCGCTTTCTAGAAGAGCACTAAAGGGTGTCAAAAGTAAGGATGATCTTGACGTTGATGATGCCAAAAACATTCTCATGATGCAAAAG CTGGACAAATTGATATCTCAAAACAAGGAGGATTTCATGGTGGTGGAACTGAATTATTCATGCACACGCTGCTCAGCGGTTATATTGTCGGGATTGAGATGGTTTTGCGGGAAGTGCAAGAATCTTCAATTGTGTGAAAG ATGCCATGATGCAGAAGAAGAGCTTCCTGGGGAACACACGCATACTATGAATGACAAAGAGAAGCATTCTCTGTCAAAG gttcaggtgcaCGGCATACAATCTACAACAACTGAGGATAATGATGTCATCCTAGAAAACAGTATGTTCGAGAGCAGACAAGTGTTCTTAGGCTTTTCTCAGAAGCATAACTACAGCTTTGACACGCTCCGACGCGCCAAGCATTCTTCGATGATGATACTACACCATCTTCACTCTTCAGACAAGCATCATTCTGAGAACTCCAACAGCAGCTTCTTTCAAGTGACTTGTACGACTTGCCAAAAGGATGTTTCAAAAACGATTTACTACTCTTGTTTGATTTGTTCGGATTGCCGAGTTTGCACTGCATGTTATAACAAGAAGAACACAGTCCTTCGTCTGCTTCATCTCTTCCCAATGACCCCTTCCACGCACGGGACGCCGCCTAGAACCGTAGGG GCTCTTGGGATAATAGAGGCTTTGTTGCATGCACATACGTGCAGAACCATGGCCACTGGTTCGTGCTCACACCCGAAATGCGATGATGTTAAAACACTATTCAGTCACAGCGCAGTGTGTGAAATCAAAAAGAGAGGAGCTTGTAATATTTGCAATAATCTTCGGCAGATGATAAGTATTCACGCATTCCATTGCCAAGATCCCACTTGCTCCATACCACGCTGCAG AGATACGAAGGAGCACTTCTTTAGGAGTGGTTTGCGGCACTAA
- the LOC106391961 gene encoding protein CROWDED NUCLEI 1, with product MSSTPLKVWQRWSTTPAKGPDMVTAVTGRVSEIQYEDDPRRLLSELQKELFEYQHSMGLLLLEKKEWGSRYEELQLEFEDANECLRRERNAHLVAMADVEKREEGLKKALGVEKQCALDLEKALRELRSENAEIKFTAVSKLTEADALVRSVEEKSLEVEAKLRAVDARLAEVSRKSSEVERKSKEVEARESSLQRERFAYIAEREADEATLSKQREDLREWERKLQEGEERVAKSQMIVKQREDRATESDKIVKQKGKELEEAQKKIDADNLALKKKEDDITSRIKALTLKEQETDVLKKSLETKERELLSMQEKLDAREKVEVQQLIHEQQAKLEATQREFELEMEQKRKSIDDSLRSKVAEVEKRAAEWKHMEEKVAKREQALDRKLEKHKEKEKDFEARLKGIKGREKALKSEEKALETEKRKLAEDKENILNLIAEVEKIKAENEVQLSEIRKEKEELRVTEEERSGYLRLQTELKEQIEKCRSQQELLSKEVEDLKAQRECFEKEWEELDERKAEIESELKNITDEKAKLERNNHLEEERLKKEHQAADDNMKRELETLEVAKASFAATMEHERSVIYKKAESERSQLLHDIEMLKRKLEADMQSKLEERERELQAKEKLFEEEREKELSNINYLRDLARRELTDVQIDRQRIEIEKLETDASKKHLEEQQTEIRKDVDDLVALTKKLKEQREQFISERNRFLSSMESNRNCNHCGELLSELTLPDIDNLEMPNLSKLVENEAPQQEMRDISPTATSLGLTVPGGTVSWLRKCTSKILKLSPIKMGEASVALNFADQEPESTELANANSGPSTMLQVQCESLTREVEVANANSDGDQSNINSKAQEVDADSLSNPNGDDQLRMRGKTRVRRTRSVKAVVEDAKAIYGESIELSEPVDSTENVEDNAEGTGEPGRSDKGASKNGRKRGRMGSLRTCTTEQDGNESDGKSDSVTGGERQRGKRRQKVASEQQQQVVGQRYNLRRSTRVAGKTALGKKNEETTGGVQQDDGIYCTQTTTASVGVALSDNGVSTNVVEREAMADFEDTDAGSPKRIGESGAMSEEDVNKTPQRADSGNEYDGEEDESESEHPGKVSISKKLWTFLTT from the exons ATGTCGTCCACGCCTCTCAAGGTCTGGCAACGTTGGTCTACCACTCCAGCTAAAGGTCCAGACATGGTGACCGCTGTTACGGGTCGGGTCAGTGAGATCCAGTACGAAGACGATCCTAGAAGATTGCTCTCTGAGCTTCAAAAAGAG CTTTTTGAGTATCAACACAGTATGGGTCTTCTTCTGCTCGAGAAAAAGGAGTGGGGTTCTAGATACGAAGAGCTTCAACTAGAATTTGAAGATGCGAACGAGTGTCTTAGGAGAGAACGCAATGCGCATCTGGTTGCTATGGCAGATGTTGAGAAGAGGGAAGAGGGTTTGAAGAAAGCTCTGGGGGTTGAGAAGCAATGTGCACTTGAT CTGGAGAAGGCTCTGCGGGAGTTACGCTCTGAAAACGCAGAGATCAAATTTACAGCTGTCTCAAAGTTGACTGAGGCAGATGCATTGGTCAGAAGTGTTGAAGAGAAGTCTCTGGAAGTGGAGGCAAAGCTGCGTGCTGTTGATGCAAGACTTGCTGAAGTTAGTAGGAAGAGTTCAGAGGTGGAGAGGAAGTCCAAGGAGGTGGAAGCTCGAGAAAGTTCTCTTCAAAGAGAGCGGTTTGCCTACATTGCTGA ACGAGAAGCAGATGAGGCAACCTTGTCAAAGCAGAGGGAGGACTTGCGTGAATGGGAAAGAAAGTTgcaagaaggagaagaaagagtTGCTAAATCTCAAATGATTGTGAAGCAGAGAGAGGATAGGGCAACTGAAAGCGACAAGATTGTCAAGCAAAAGGGAAAAGAACTTGAAGAGGCTCAAAAGAAGATTGATGCTGATAACCTTGCcttgaagaaaaaagaagacgATATCACCTCAAGAATAAAAGCTCTTACTTTAAAGGAGCAA GAAACGGATGTGCTGAAGAAATCCTTAGAGACAAAAGAGCGAGAGCTACTATCTATGCAAGAGAAACTGGATGCCAGAGAAAAG GTTGAAGTTCAGCAACTAATTCATGAACAGCAAGCTAAGTTGGAGGCAACACAGCGTGAGTTTGAGTTGGAAATGGAGCAGAAAAGAAAATCTATTGATGACAGCTTGAGGAGTAAGGTTGCTGAGGTGGAAAAGAGGGCGGCTGAGTGGAAGCACATGGAGGAAAAGGTTGCTAAACGTGAACAGGCATTAGATAGGAAGCTGGAGAAGcataaagaaaaggaaaaagattTTGAAGCAAGACTGAAAGGCATAAAGGGCAGAGAGAAAGCCTTGAAAAGCGAGGAGAAGGCATTGGAAACTGAGAAGAGAAAACTGGCCGAGGATAAAGAAAATATACTCAATCTTATAGCTGAGGTGGAGAAAATAAAGGCTGAAAATGAAGTACAACTATCAGAGATTcgtaaagagaaagaagagctTAGAGTTACTGAGGAAGAAAGGTCTGGGTATCTTCGTCTGCAAACCGAATTAAAGGAGCAAATAGAAAAGTGCAGGTCTCAGCAGGAGCTGCTTTCGAAAGAGGTAGAGGATCTGAAGGCTCaaagggaatgttttgagaaagAATGGGAAGAACTTGACGAGAGGAAAGCTGAGATCGAGTCCGAACTAAAGAATATAACTGATGAGAAAGCAAAACTAGAGAGAAACAATCACTTGGAAGAAGAGAGGTTAAAAAAGGAACATCAAGCAGCAGATGACAACATGAAAAGGGAGCTAGAAACACTTGAAGTGGCAAAAGCTTCATTTGCAGCTACTATGGAGCATGAGCGTTCAGTGATCTATAAGAAAGCTGAGAGCGAAAGAAGTCAGCTGCTTCACGATATTGAAATGCTCAAAAGGAAACTCGAGGCTGATATGCAGAGTAAACTGGAAGAAAGAGAAAGGGAGTTGCAAGCCAAAGAGAAATTGTttgaggaagagagagagaaggaactGAGCAACATTAATTACCTAAGGGACCTAGCAAGAAGAGAATTGACGGATGTGCAGATCGATAGACAGAGAATAGAGATAGAAAAGCTAGAAACTGATGCTAGCAAGAAACATCTTGAAGAGCAGCAGACAGAAATCCGGAAAGATGTTGATGATCTTGTTGCCTTAACCAAGAAACTGAAGGAGCAACGGGAGCAATTTATTAGCGAGAGAAACCGTTTCCTTTCTTCCATGGAAAGTAATAGGAACTGCAATCACTGCGGTGAACTGCTTTCAGAGCTTACACTTCCTGACATTGACAACCTGGAAATGCCTAATTTGTCAAAACTGGTTGAGAACGAAGCACCACAGCAGGAGATGAGGGATATATCGCCAACTGCTACCTCCTTAGGATTGACAGTTCCTGGTGGGACAGTGTCATGGCTCCGGAAATGTACTTCAAAGATTCTTAAGTTGTCCCCAATAAAAATGGGAGAAGCCTCTGTTGCTCTAAATTTTGCTGACCAGGAACCTGAGTCTACTGAGCTAGCTAACGCGAACAGTGGGCCATCAACTATGCTTCAGGTCCAATGTGAAAGCCTCACAAGAGAAGTTGAAGTCGCCAATGCAAACTCAGACGGTGATCAAAGCAACATCAACAGCAAGGCTCAAGAAGTTGATGCAGATTCTTTGTCTAATCCAAATGGTGATGATCAATTACGCATGAGAGGGAAAACCAGAGTCAGAAGAACACGTTCTGTCAAAGCTGTTGTTGAAGATGCCAAAGCTATCTATGGAGAATCTATAGAACTCAGTGAGCCCGTTGATTCAACAGAAAATGTTGAGGACAATGCTGAAGGAACGGGCGAACCTGGTCGTTCTGATAAAGGAGCTTCAAAGAACGGACGGAAACGTGGACGTATGGGTTCTTTGAGAACTTGTACTACTGAGCAGGATGGTAACGAGAGTGATGGAAAATCAGATAGTGTCACCGGAGGAGAACGTCAGCGTGGGAAGAGGCGGCAAAAGGTTGCATCagagcaacaacaacaagttGTGGGACAAAGATATAATCTCCGGCGATCTACAAG GGTGGCTGGAAAAACCGCACTTGGTAAGAAGAATGAAGAGACTACTGGTGGAGTGCAACAAGACGATGGTATTTACTGTACTCAAACCACTACAGCATCAGTAGGCGTTGCTCTTAGCGATAATGGAGTAAGCACGAATGTGGTGGAG CGTGAAGCCATGGCAGACTTTGAGGATACAGATGCTGGTTCGCCCAAAAGAATAGGTGAGAGTGGAGCAATGAGTGAAGAAGATGTGAACAAAACACCTCAAAGGGCTGACTCTGGAAACGAGTAtgatggtgaagaagatgaatcGGAATCAGAACATCCAGGGAAAGTCTCCATTAGTAAGAAGCTCTGGACTTTCCTGACGACGTAG
- the LOC106391971 gene encoding cyclin-B1-2-like — MESPKKIAHEIGGVKRDALRFGLNGVKSDIVGSHPLESSYESGKRSHEATKRTIIGHTYGSALPLKMDMDRQILSRFQRPPGPIPSSMLGLEVYTGAIDNFGFEDYLNDPRDSEIFKPVDFHHGMEVRLGISKGPVAPSFM, encoded by the exons ATGGAGTCTCCGAAGAAGATAGCTCATGAGATCGGCGGTGTCAAGAGAGACGCTCTTCGATTCGGTCTCAACGGCGTGAAGAGCGACATCGTCGGATCTCACCCACTCGAATCCTCTTACGAATCT GGAAAGAGATCGCACGAGGCGACGAAGAGGACGATCATTGGGCACACCTACGGGTCTGCACTTCCTTTGAAGATGGATATGGACAGGCAAATTCTCTCACG GTTTCAAAGACCTCCTGGGCCAATTCCATCGTCAATGCTCGGGTTAGAAGTCTACACAGGAGCCATTGATAACTTTGGTTTTGAGGATTACTTGAATG ATCCTCGTGACTCGGAGATATTCAAGCCCGTAGACTTCCACCACGGGATGGAAGTTCGTCTTGGCATCTCAAAGGGCCCCGTTGCCCCAAGTTTCATGTAA
- the LOC106409465 gene encoding heat shock protein 90-5, chloroplastic-like has translation MAPALSRSLYTTPLTSLPLTPTRLSPLRTAFLPRAGSGLRTSVSCSWNLEKRCSRFAVKCDAAVAEKETAEEGSGEKFEYQAKLDKLRFLSVTEPALLGDGGVLEIRIKPDPDNGTITIT, from the exons ATGGCTCCTGCTTTGAGTCGAAGCCTCTACACGACTCCTTTGACTTCACTTCCACTCACCCCGACCCGTCTCTCTCCTCTCAGAACCGCGTTTCTCCCTCGCGCCGGCAGTGGACTGAGAACCAGCGTTTCATGTAGCTGGAACCTCGAGAAGAGATGCAGCCGCTTCGCCGTGAAGTGCGACGCCGCCGTGGCGGAGAAGGAGACGGCTGAGGAAGGGTCCGGCGAGAAGTTCGAGTACCAAGCCAAA TTGGATAAGCTGAGGTTCTTGAGTGTGACAGAGCCTGCATTGCTTGGAGATGGTGGTGTGCTTGAGATTAGAATCAAGCCTGATCCTGATAACGGCACTATCACCATTACGTAA